The following proteins are encoded in a genomic region of candidate division KSB1 bacterium:
- a CDS encoding isocitrate lyase/phosphoenolpyruvate mutase family protein, which produces MRKVGHEIFFEKKEEKIEDAVVRAKVYAEAGADCIYPIGPGDLETVRILRSRIASPINILATPAAEPLTVLEEIGINRVSFGPFIFRSCLRKFVDIVDKLHDSKNYDCFSNKMLSGPETNAFLTQDFE; this is translated from the coding sequence TTGAGAAAGGTCGGTCATGAGATATTCTTTGAGAAAAAGGAAGAAAAAATAGAAGACGCGGTCGTCAGGGCGAAAGTATATGCGGAAGCCGGAGCCGATTGTATTTACCCAATAGGCCCCGGCGATTTGGAAACGGTTCGGATCTTAAGGAGCCGTATCGCTTCTCCAATAAATATTCTTGCCACACCCGCTGCAGAGCCACTTACGGTACTAGAGGAAATCGGCATTAATCGGGTTAGCTTCGGGCCCTTTATCTTCAGGTCGTGCTTAAGAAAGTTTGTAGATATTGTTGATAAGTTACACGATTCAAAAAACTACGATTGCTTCAGTAACAAAATGCTGTCGGGCCCTGAAACGAATGCATTTTTAACTCAAGATTTTGAATAG
- a CDS encoding IS982 family transposase, translated as MTKPGNKPKFSDAEVITLSLLSEALMFDSEHYLFKVLNKNFKAAFPNLIDRSGYNRRRKNLNRLTERVWRSLVKKLAFGEVTFVIDSMPIQICKFSRAKRSRVCRERYETAPDYGFCAAQNQTYFGYKLHGLASLNGIITDFELTKANVADIHYLQEIKYRYPGCTILGDKAYLNNPLQTELFEEQRILLNTPMRKNQKNYRKQPAIFRKSRKRIETIFSQFCGQFKIQTNYAKCFDGFATRLMAKIAAFTLLQFLNIFEFGRELNHVKHTLI; from the coding sequence TTGACCAAGCCAGGCAATAAGCCAAAGTTTTCCGATGCCGAAGTAATCACGCTAAGTCTGTTATCAGAAGCCCTTATGTTCGACAGTGAGCATTATCTGTTCAAAGTTTTGAACAAGAATTTCAAAGCGGCATTTCCTAATCTGATTGACAGGTCAGGTTATAACAGACGCAGAAAGAATCTCAATCGGTTAACCGAGAGAGTCTGGCGCTCGTTAGTCAAAAAACTCGCCTTCGGCGAGGTTACTTTCGTCATCGACTCCATGCCGATTCAGATCTGTAAGTTCAGCAGAGCGAAGCGGTCTCGTGTTTGCCGGGAGAGGTATGAAACGGCTCCAGACTATGGTTTCTGCGCGGCTCAAAATCAGACCTACTTTGGTTATAAGCTGCACGGACTGGCCTCCTTAAATGGAATAATCACTGATTTTGAGCTTACAAAAGCAAATGTTGCTGATATTCATTATCTCCAGGAAATCAAATATCGATACCCTGGCTGCACAATTCTTGGTGACAAAGCCTATCTGAACAATCCATTGCAAACTGAACTATTCGAAGAACAGCGCATACTTCTAAACACTCCGATGAGAAAAAATCAAAAAAATTACAGAAAACAACCGGCAATATTTAGAAAATCTCGAAAGAGAATTGAAACTATCTTCTCTCAGTTCTGCGGCCAATTTAAAATTCAAACTAACTATGCCAAATGCTTCGATGGATTCGCGACAAGGCTCATGGCAAAAATCGCTGCTTTTACGCTCTTGCAATTCCTAAACATTTTCGAATTCGGTCGGGAACTCAATCATGTTAAACATACGCTTATTTAA